CCGGCAGTTGCAGGTGTCCCGTCATTACCCAGGACGTTTAGTCCTGCTGTTATTGAATCACCTAAAAACAGTATACGCTTTTTGGTTGAATTTAAAGGTTCTACAACAGCCCCTTCGTCAACAGTCACCCCTTGAAAATTAAGACCCCTGCCAGCAAACCAAACATCATCATTGTAATATATACCGGAAGCTACAATCTTAACCGTATGTCTGGTCGGTTGAAGTCCTGTAGCTATAGTAACTGTGTTCGCCACAATGGCACGAGTAAAAGCGGCGCCGTCAACCGAGTAGGCTATATATGGTTGATAAATTGCCTTAGGATCGGCAAAAAAGTTTGCTGTAATGCTTCTCGTTCCCTCAACAGAAAAATGTAATTCTGAACCCTGATTTAAAGCGGTCATGGTTATCTTGCCATTTACAACCCGATGGATCCAACGACCGATATAGCATATGTTGTAGCTAATAATATCTTGTGCTGTGGTGCAATTAACACTTGTTATGTCATTTATCTGTTTTGAGTTTAAGATAATCATGGGTTCAGATGACAATCTTAGTGGAATCATTGTTATATCACCGACAATTTTGGTTTGATCGTCATTGATAACCGTTGTGCCGTATTTGGCCGGACGTGCGGCTTGTACCATATTGGCAAAGGCTAATATTGACAGCACGAGAGCAATCAAATAGTATTTACGCATTGTATTCCCTCCATGTATATATTTATGGGATAATTAGCTGTAATGTTACCACTGAATATCCTTAGCGAATGAAGGGAGTAATTGGACAATAATAATGATAAAAATAGCAATCCCGTGCCACTTTGACAGTGATACGGGATCTCTTTTTTAATCATTTTGGGATGTAAGGTCTTGCCCTAACACATGTTTTATTACTTGTCTGCTTCTTGCGCCGCCTTGGCCTTCTTTATTATGTCATCAGCTAAGC
This is a stretch of genomic DNA from Pelotomaculum isophthalicicum JI. It encodes these proteins:
- a CDS encoding GDSL-type esterase/lipase family protein, with amino-acid sequence MRKYYLIALVLSILAFANMVQAARPAKYGTTVINDDQTKIVGDITMIPLRLSSEPMIILNSKQINDITSVNCTTAQDIISYNICYIGRWIHRVVNGKITMTALNQGSELHFSVEGTRSITANFFADPKAIYQPYIAYSVDGAAFTRAIVANTVTIATGLQPTRHTVKIVASGIYYNDDVWFAGRGLNFQGVTVDEGAVVEPLNSTKKRILFLGDSITAGLNVLGNDGTPATAGAELTFPHIASDILGADPWQVGFGGTGVVAEGTGHVPNAVKSFQWKMFGYPINEPVPDVIVVAQGTNDGLQSPAAYQASYQNYLNLIRATYPGKPIFCMRPFLGMQS